The following coding sequences lie in one Stigmatopora nigra isolate UIUO_SnigA chromosome 4, RoL_Snig_1.1, whole genome shotgun sequence genomic window:
- the unm_hu7912 gene encoding apical junction component 1 homolog, protein MTRTRPPDILTSALYQDIPLYPTNEQVISPHSSLQCDLKMIDKAEIINKRHCRSFDFLESLDDPQSLSSSMEYPYKRPEQQTLHKDLTWNGLDQPGYLRFSSPDLFNSRPIQQNSIQDKTSQLTWSDSVNRKRSRSAPRFKSNLTPVPISVSPLETNKDIQDPIKSSETHREAHPSNRTFLNEVHPLKLQPHTPLYVSDCFDDGKSDKPANTPHVRCRVDIKPDAAVLQHASRQIPNLRPTRLAWQRYSQAGSSRGLYIPRQLSSPTPTPSECFSGDFRPGYHYTTSTSPVSYQHLDSHPMPSPTAMYQEQRAYSNPNIPTKFFYTEDPVRYPIHPYSRAYFQEDRSSLASRGSTITSQYDPRNRWVQTLPLRSYYTDNGSNPDPSHSVYSAPYPTSEVGSCFSQTPSNSYFGDDPRFNPYHQSCSNLYYTKPANTHEERYFPSRQYHTEGRRRPRLSQAFSDDWYRSSLSGYSNQSSQFTPPRVRTDIGISPWYTTQGVEVNRLGTEAKNHSKSWDNILYPRHDREQSVPRGRSYENLFSQGRQRTPPSVASQPVILNLSSSPKRYAALSLSETSLERNPSNLWKNSKSNHWFVTPEITITDNDICAGNRERRSAHVVNWKTPETEQKSTPRVVEVKTSSETTGISKERKRNNVSLQQSLEQLDELLADLVVDYKPPTSRRPNGDFLDQLKHLITEDDEKVKGSSETENLEGLSTQHPSSKSSPDTIKDPDSGCDPFQRSTEECSPDHSVEEDETMVCANKKCKRSENTFNACLYFKSCHSCYTFYCSRNCRRDDWENHKGNCLYGRVSSVCRHAIKFCRENSDIHKAFSRIAKAGYLSRGRGVLFLGFANPDTADHFLQVGLESLGMSPTYLSLRELDSFKDNLGEYCKQLQQAGDEYDPSECFLLNVSVAVGELVPNRPSPRVQTPTVRKYAKVSLASSSPEKKILKKESEMETLILTPPPGTPAVDQEGDEGRKAREVCFVNIQRELRIRGVFLRHEYPKIYNQLCEFVESNKRFTPTTIYPIDKRTGKQFMCMIMAASEPRTLDWVDTPNLLDDII, encoded by the coding sequence ATGACCCGGACACGTCCTCCTGATATCCTGACATCGGCACTTTATCAAGACATTCCTCTTTATCCGACAAACGAACAGGTCATTTCCCCTCACTCTTCTCTACAATGTGACTTGAAGATGATCGACAAAGCGGAAATCATTAACAAAAGACATTGCCGCAGCTTTGACTTTCTAGAATCACTAGATGACCCACAATCTTTGTCTTCCTCGATGGAGTACCCTTACAAACGACCCGAACAACAGACTTTACACAAAGACCTAACCTGGAATGGCCTGGATCAACCTGGATATCTTCGTTTCTCCTCTCCAGACTTGTTCAACTCCCGACCAATCCAACAAAACTCCATTCAAGACAAAACCAGCCAACTAACCTGGTCCGATTCAGTCAACAGAAAAAGATCCAGAAGCGCCCCAAGATTCAAATCCAATCTAACTCCCGTCCCAATCTCCGTGTCTCCTCTGGAGACAAACAAGGACATCCAAGACCCAATCAAATCCTCTGAAACCCACCGAGAAGCACATCCCTCCAATAGAACCTTCCTAAACGAGGTCCACCCTCTTAAACTCCAACCTCATACCCCCCTCTACGTCTCCGATTGTTTCGATGACGGTAAATCCGATAAACCCGCCAACACGCCTCACGTCAGGTGCCGTGTGGACATCAAACCGGATGCGGCGGTCCTCCAACACGCATCCAGACAGATCCCAAACCTACGACCTACTCGCCTAGCTTGGCAGAGATACTCCCAAGCCGGTAGTAGTCGAGGATTATACATCCCACGACAGCTCTCCTCGCCAACACCAACCCCGAGTGAATGCTTCAGTGGAGATTTCAGACCCGGATACCACTACACCACCAGCACATCTCCTGTATCTTACCAGCATTTAGACTCACATCCAATGCCATCACCAACCGCAATGTACCAGGAACAAAGAGCCTACTCCAATCCGAACATCCCTACAAAATTCTTCTATACGGAGGATCCAGTTCGATACCCAATTCATCCATATTCTAGGGCATACTTCCAGGAAGATAGATCCAGCTTAGCTAGCCGGGGAAGTACAATAACAAGTCAGTACGATCCGAGAAACCGATGGGTCCAAACCCTCCCTCTACGATCATACTACACAGACAATGGTTCGAACCCAGACCCATCCCATTCTGTGTATAGCGCACCTTACCCTACGAGTGAGGTAGGGTCTTGCTTCTCTCAAACCCCTTCCAACTCCTACTTTGGGGATGACCCCCGTTTCAACCCTTACCACCAAAGTTGCTCCAATTTATATTACACCAAGCCAGCTAACACCCATGAGGAACGGTATTTTCCATCCAGGCAGTACCACACTGAAGGCAGAAGGCGCCCTCGTTTGTCACAAGCCTTCTCAGATGATTGGTATCGCTCCAGTTTGTCCGGATATTCTAACCAGTCTTCTCAGTTCACTCCACCGAGAGTAAGGACGGATATCGGTATATCCCCGTGGTACACAACGCAGGGAGTTGAGGTGAACAGGCTTGGAACCGAAGCTAAAAACCACTCCAAGTCTTGGGACAACATCCTTTACCCACGCCACGACCGAGAACAATCAGTTCCTCGTGGAAGAAGCTACGAAAACCTGTTCAGCCAAGGAAGACAACGTACGCCACCAAGTGTCGCCTCTCAACCGGTAATCCTCAACCTTTCCAGTTCTCCAAAGCGATACGCCGCCTTGTCTCTCTCCGAGACATCTTTAGAGCGAAATCCAAGCAATTTGTGGAAAAACAGCAAAAGCAACCACTGGTTCGTAACTCCCGAAATCACCATAACTGACAACGACATTTGCGCGGGTAACCGCGAACGCCGTAGCGCCCATGTTGTCAACTGGAAAACTCCAGAAACCGAGCAGAAATCAACCCCAAGAGTAGTCGAAGTCAAGACGTCATCAGAAACCACAGGAATATCCAAAGAAAGAAAACGCAACAACGTCTCCCTTCAACAGAGTCTGGAACAACTTGACGAGCTGTTAGCCGACTTAGTCGTTGATTACAAACCACCCACCAGCAGGAGGCCTAACGGCGACTTTCTAGATCAGCTTAAACATCTGATTACAGAAGACGATGAAAAGGTCAAAGGATCTTCTGAGACTGAAAATCTCGAAGGCCTAAGTACACAACACCCTTCCTCTAAATCCAGCCCGGATACCATCAAAGACCCCGATAGCGGCTGCGATCCTTTCCAAAGAAGTACCGAAGAATGTTCTCCAGACCATAGCGTGGAGGAAGACGAAACCATGGTTTGCgctaacaaaaaatgcaaacgtTCTGAAAATACCTTTAACGCTTGCTTGTACTTCAAATCCTGCCACAGTTGCTACACCTTCTACTGCTCTAGAAACTGTCGCCGAGACGACTGGGAAAACCACAAAGGAAACTGCCTATACGGCCGCGTTAGCAGCGTTTGTCGACATGCTATCAAATTCTGTAGAGAGAACTCGGACATCCATAAAGCCTTTTCCAGAATCGCTAAAGCCGGTTACCTCTCTAGAGGTAGAGGCGTTCTCTTTCTAGGCTTCGCTAACCCGGATACCGCTGATCACTTCCTCCAGGTTGGACTAGAGAGTCTCGGCATGTCCCCTACGTACTTGTCCCTCCGAGAACTAGACAGCTTTAAGGACAACTTAGGGGAGTATTGCAAGCAACTACAACAAGCAGGCGATGAGTACGACCCAAGTGAATGTTTTCTCTTGAATGTATCCGTGGCTGTTGGCGAGCTAGTGCCTAACCGACCCTCGCCTCGGGTCCAAACGCCAACGGTTCGAAAATACGCTAAAGTTTCCTTAGCTTCGTCCAGCCCGGAAAAGAAGATACTAAAGAAGGAAAGTGAAATGGAAACTCTGATTCTAACGCCACCACCAGGAACGCCGGCTGTTGATCAGGAAGGGGACGAGGGTAGAAAAGCTAGGGAGGTTTGTTTTGTTAATATTCAACGAGAACTCAGGATTAGGGGGGTCTTTCTACGGCATGAGTACCCCAAAATATACAACCAGCTTTGCGAGTTTGTGGAAAGTAACAAACGTTTTACGCCAACGACCATTTATCCCATCGATAAGAGAACGGGGAAACAGTTTATGTGCATGATAATGGCCGCCTCGGAACCGAGGACATTGGATTGGGTGGATACTCCTAATCTTTTAGATGATATTATTTAA